Proteins encoded together in one Oreochromis aureus strain Israel breed Guangdong linkage group 23, ZZ_aureus, whole genome shotgun sequence window:
- the LOC120436477 gene encoding uncharacterized protein LOC120436477 yields MKKAQSTASPAKSETPLSKRLRPADSPGTTSPAGKDIADILESIDKRLSSFDTRLSLVEILHREFKCLRESLEFSQQQVETLAAENATLRESVKCLTENVTQLNRENKKIKETVIDLQARSMRDNLVFSGIPEAAGEDAETTVKSFIKTHLKLPEDTVKNIVFDRVHRLGPIRAAAGRPRPIVAKFGHFKQKEHVKSRGRELKGTDFSVNDQFPKEILERRRVLFPIRRGFIQKGSRAVIAVDRLYVDGQLHRDPDITPWLY; encoded by the exons atgaagaaggcccagagtACAGCTTCCCCGGCCAAATCTGAGACGCCATTGTCGAAAAGACTTCGCCCGGCAGATtcccccggcacaacatcgccAGCCGGCAAAGATATTGCCGACATACTGGAGTCAATCGACAAGCGATTGTCCAGCTTCGACACAAGGCTGTCCTTGGTGGAGATTCTTCACCGGGAATTTAAATGCTTACGAGAATCactggagttcagccagcagcaggtggaaacgctcgctgctgaaaatgccacgctaagggagtcggtgaaatgtctcacagaaaatgttacccagctcaatagagaaaataaaaaaataaaagaaacagttatTGATCTACAAGCTCGTAGCATGCGTGATAATctggtattttctggtattccagaagCCGCTGGAGAGGACGCGGAGACCACGGTAAaaa gcttcatcaaaacccacctgaagctgccggaggacacgGTGAAGAACATCGTCTTCGATAGGGTGCATCGCCTCGGCCCTATTCGGGCTGCGGCCGGGAGACCACGTCCTATCGTGGCCAAATTcggccacttcaaacaaaaggaacatgtgaaaagccgcggcagggaattaaaaggaacggacttcagcgtgaacgaccagttccccaaagagatcctggaacgacgcagggtcctcttcccaatccgacgcggcttcatccagaagggctccCGCGCCGTCATCGCTGTGGACCGGCTGtacgtggacggacagctccaccgcgaccccgacatcactccgtggctgtattaa